A segment of the Romboutsia sp. 13368 genome:
TTAGATATGAATTCTCTTGCATACCCTTCTTCTATTAACTCTGTAGTTAATGTTGTATCTAATATAACGAATAAGTTATTTTCCATAGATACATTGAATCCTTCTTTAGCAGATATATTTACTAATACGTGCTCTTTATTAAATTCAAAGTTTTCACCATCTATTTCAACTGTGAAAGTTTCTCCAGCTTCTAACTTAGGTACAACTTCATTTGGATTTAACTTATTAAGAGCTCCTGCAAAGAACTTCATTTTAGCACCTAATACTGGTCCTAACACTTTGAAGTTTGGCTTTAAGCTAAAGTTCATGTATTCACCTAAATCTTTAGCAAATACAACTTCTTTAACGTTAAGTTCTTCTTTTATTAAGTCAACTACATCACTTATAGTATTTTCAAACTTTCCATCTACTAATACTTTTTGTATTGGTTGACGTACTTTTATTCTTGTAGCTTCTCTTGATGCTCTACCTAAAGTAACTAAGTTTTTAACTAAATCCATTTTTTCTTCTAATTGTGGATTTATTAATTCTAAGTTAGCCTTTGGATAAGCACTTAAGTGTACTGATACTTCACCAGTTAAGTTTCTGTATATTTCTTCTGATATATAAGGAGCAAATGGAGCTATAAGTCCACAAAGCTCTGTTAATATTTCATAAGTTGTGTTGTATACTGATTTCTTATCTTCTGTCAATTCAGTTGCCCAGAATCTTCTTCTTGAACGTCTGATGTACCAGTTAGATAAATCTTCATTTATGAAATCTTGTACCATTCTTACAGTTTTATTTAATTCAAATATTTCTAAGTTTTCTTCAACTTCTTTCTTTAAGTTATTGAACTTAGATAATATCCATTGATCTAATTCAGGTCTATTTTTGTAATCAACAAAGAAATCTTTTGGATTTACTTCATCTGTATTTGCATATAATGTGAAGAAGTTATATACATTTTTCATAGTTCCTAAGAACTTACTTTGAACTTCTTTTAATCCATCTACGTCAAATCTTGTTGGAGTCCATGGTGGAGATACGTATAATAAGTACCATCTTAAAGCATCTGCTCCATATTGGTCAAATAATTCAAATGGATTAACAGTATTTCCTCTAGACTTACTCATTTTCTTACCTTCTTTATCAAGTACAAGGTCGTTAACTAAAACTCTCTTATATGGAGCTTTACCCATAACGAATGTAGATATAGCAAGTAATGAGTAGAACCATCCTCTAGTTTGGTCTATACCTTCACAGATGAAATCTGCTGGGAATAGTTCTTCGAAGTTTTCTTTATTTTCAAATGGATAGTGATGTTGTGCAAATGGCATAGATCCACTATCAAACCAACAGTCTATAACTTCTGTTACTCTTGTCATCGGCTCTCCGCAGCAATCACATTTTAAATGTATATCATCAACATATGGTCTGTGAAGTTCTACTGTTTCTGGATTTACATCTTCTATAGCTTTTTCAGCTAATTCAGCTCTTGAACCAACTGATTGCTTATGACCACATTCACACTTCCATATATTAAGTGGAGTTCCCCAATATCTACTTCTAGATATTGCCCAGTCATTTAAGTTTTCTAACCAGTTACCAAATCTACCTTCACCAACGAAGTTTGGATACCATTCAACAGTATTATTGTTAGCTATTAATTGGTCTTTTAATCTAGTCATTTCTATATACCAGCTTGGCTTAGCATAGTATACAAGTGGAGTTTGACATCTCCAACAGTGTGGGTAGTTATGAGCTACCTTTTCTTTAGAGAATAATTTATTTTCGTGAGCTAACCATTTTATTATTTCAACATCTACACCTTCCTCCATAACGAATTTACCTTCCCATGGAGTTGTTGTAAATTTACCACTTTCATCAACTGGTTGTAAAACTGGTAAGTTGTATTTTCTACCTAAGTTGTAGTCGTCTTCACCGAATGCTGGTGCAGTATGAACTATACCTGTACCATCTTCAGTTGTAACATAATCACCACAAGTTACATAGAATGCTTTTTCATCAGTTTGAACGAAAGGCATTAATTGCTCGTACTGAACGTGTTCTAAATCTTTACCTTTCATTTGTGCTAATACTTCATAATCTTCACCTAATACTTTGTTAGCTAATGCTTTAGCAACATAGTATACTTCATCATTTTGCTTAACCTTTACATAGTCAACTTCTGGTCCTACTGTTAATGCAACGTTTGATGGTAATGTCCAAGGAGTAGTTGTCCATGCTAAGAAATATTCATTTGCATCAACTCTCTTGAATTTAGCTATTACTGTATTATTTTTAACTTCCTTGTATCCTTGAGCAACTTCGTGTGATGCTAAACCTGTCCCACATCTTGGGCAGTAAGGAAGTATTTTATGACCTTCATATATATATCCTTCTTTATTGAACTTATCTAATATCCACCATACTGACTCTATATAGTTATTATCTAGAGTTATATATGGGTTATCTAAATCTATTTCATAAGCCATTCTTTCAGTCATTTCTCTCCATTGCTTTTCAAAAGAGAATACTGAAGCTCTACATTTCTCATTGAATTTATCTAGTCCATAAGCTTCTATTTGTTGCTTATCTGATAATCCTAATTCCTTTTCTACTTGTATTTCTACTGGTAAACCATGAGTATCCCATCCAGCTTTTCTTTTAACTTGATATCCATTCATAGTTTTATATCTACAAACAGAGTCCTTTAAAGTTCTAGCTATAACGTGGTGTATTCCTGGGTTTCCATTTGCTGTTGGAGGTCCTTCATAGAATACAAAACTCGGATCATTTTGTCCTTTTTCTAAAGTTTTCTCAAGTATGTTTATATCATTCCAATACTGAGAAACTTCTGCTTCTGCTTGTTTTACAGAACTATCTACTAATGACTTAAATTTAGCCATAAAATCACCCTTTCTAAATTATATTTATAATTTTTATCTAATCTTAGTAAACTTAAACAAGATAGTTTTATAAATAATACTATTTTTACATATAAAAAAACTCGTCCCTAAATAAAGGGACGAGTATTAATCGCGTTACCACCCTAATTTAATATATATTAAATTTAATATATATTACACTCTATAGTTTAATTTAACGGCACTAACCGGCACAGCTTAATAAACATATGTCTTTCAGCCTGCAGCTTAGGAGTGATGTTCAACTTTATAAATTTATTGGCTTTCAGCAAATGCCAACTCTCTGTAAAATTATGTAAAGCCTACTGTCTCCGTCATTGCTTTTCAAATAGTATTTTATTTTATAATAAAAAATTTTATAATAATTTTTCTTATTAGTCAATGTTTTTTAAGTAATCTTTTAATCTAAACTCGAAACTGCAGCTTCATTTTCAAAATTATACATTATAGTATTATCAAATCCACTATGGTCTTCGTCTATTTTATAGAATATTTCATCTATACTCTTTATTTCATCTTCTAATAATGATTTGAATTTATTTCTAAATACCTTAAATTCTTTAACCATTGAATGATATTCTCTTCTTATTTCTATAACTTCATTGTTAGCTTGTTCTATAATTTGTCTTGCTTTTAAATCTGCTTCTTCAACTATAATTTTAGATTTTTTGTTAGCTGCACTACAAGTATCTTCTGCCGCTCTTTGAGCAGTTATCAAAGTAGCATTTAATGTTTCTTCTATATTTTCATATTTATTAATTTGCTCTTGATATAACTTTATTTTTTCTTTTAAATCTGCATTTTCTCTATATAATTGTTCGTAGTCTTCTTTTACTAAGTCTAGAAATTCATCTACTTCATCTTCTCTATATCCTCTTAAGCCTTTTTTAAATTCTTTATTTTCTATTTCAATTGGAGCTATCATATATTTCCCTCCTATATTATTAACTTCGCTTGAACTTTTATTCTGCCTTTTTTAGTAATATCTCCTATACTAACAACTATTGATCTACCTTTACCCCTTACTGATATCAATGAGTTCTCATATATTTCTTTTGATGGTGAAGTTATCTTTTCATAGTTTACAAAAACTCTTTCACCATTTATATATTTTAAACTATCTTGCCTTGATATATTATATAAACCACTGACTATACAATCTAATCTTTGTGATGATACTGTAAAAGATAGTTCTTTATAAGTTGGTAAAGTCGGAATAATATTTTCTTTAGATATTTTCTTTACAGTAACTTTATTTCTAGATACTTTATTTAAGTTTATATTTAAAAAATCATAAATACCATTCATCACCATAACTTGGCAAAAATTATCATGTATTATTATATCGCCTATCTTTTCTCTAACTATACCTAAATTAAGTATTGCTCCTAAATAATCCTTATGGGATATTTCTTTAAACTTAAAGTTACCTTCAATTTGAACTATTTCTAATTTATTTTCTATATCCTCGTATTCCATATAGTATGGGTATATAAATATGACTTTTCGTTCGGCGTCATCATAACCACCATCCACACTATATTTTATATCATCAAATGAGTTTAAAATGCCTATTGCATTTTTTACTTCGTAAGGATTTAAAAAATCAGTACATTTTACTTCATAATGTTTTAAGCAACTATTAATTTTATCTATTACTTTAAACATCTTATTTTTTAACTCTATGTCTTTTATATGATTAGTAAGTTTTATTTTATCCATTAATAACTACCTTAAATAAATATTGTTAGTGCTATATTTTTTAATAATATAAGTGCAAGTATAGTTACCATAGGTGAAAAATCAACTGGACCACTTGTATACTTATCCATTACTGATCTTATTGGTGCTTCTATAGGTTCTGTTATCGTTGATAAAACATCATAGAATTTACCTCCACCATTTGGTAGCCATGTCATAAAGCTTTTTATAACTATAATCCATGACAATATATCAAATAAATAATATAGCGATATTCCTATTGTACTTGTACCCATGTTTTCACCCTTTCTTATTAAAATAAAATTTATTTACTTTGCCAMTTGTACCYATGTTTTCACCCTTTCTTATTAAAATAAAATTTATTTACTTTGCCAAGGGAAAAGAGTTTTACTTTCTAACTCTTTTTTTATACTAGAGTCAATATCCACATTATTAGGTGCTAAAATAAAAATACCTTTAGAAACCTTTTGTATCCCACCATCTAGAACATATACTGCTCCATTCATAAATTCAAATATTGATTTACGAATACTTGGATCATTTAAATTTTCTAAATTAACTATAACAGCTTTTTTTTGTTTAAGATGATCTGCTATTGTAGTAACCTCTTCATATTTTTTAGGCTCTACTATAACAACTTTCATTGGACTTGATGTGTGTAAGTTAACTATTTTAGCTGTTTTAGTATTTGATATAGATGTAAATTGATCTAATTCTTCCTCTTCTTGATCTAATTCATCTTCAGGTGCATCAAACTCTTCCTCTTCTTCTTCTGTTATCCAATTTTTAAACTTATTGAATATTCCATCTGCCATTATTAACTTCCTCCTCATTATTTATTCTTTAGTTTATTATTTAACTTATTATTTATTATAATTTCGTTCACCAAATATTGATGTTCCTACTCTAACAATAGTAGATCCTTCTTCTATTGCTATTTTATAATCATTGCTCATTCCCATAGATAAATAGTTCATAGATACTTTAGGTATATTTAAACCTTCTATTTTTAGTGATAAATTCTTTAGTTTTTTAAATACTATTCTTATCTTATCTTCATCATCAGTAAATGGAGCCATTGTCATAAGTCCTTTTACATTTATATTATTGTATTTACTTGAAATATTTTTTATAAAGTCTATAACATCTTCTTCATCTAATCCATGTTTAGAATCTTCTTTAGATATATTTACTTGAACTAAACAATCAATTACTCTATCTATTTTTTCAGCTCTCTTTTGAATTTCTTCACATAGACCTTCTCTATCTAGAGAATGTATCATGTGTACTTTATCTATTATATATTTAACCTTATTAGTTTGAAGACTTCCTATTAAATGCCATCTAACTTTATCACCAATTACCTCATACTTTCGAGCTAATTCTTGAGGTTTATTTTCTCCAACATCTGTAACCCCACATTCTATAGCCTCTAGAACTTTATCTACATCTACAGTTTTTGTTACAGCTATAAGTGTTATATCATCACTTTTTCTACCAACAGTTTCTTTAGCATTTTCTATATTTAACTTTATAGTTTCTATATTTTCTCTAATAGTATTCATTTTATCACCTACTTATCTTTATATTTTTATTTAATATATTTGGCTTTACAATAATTTCATCATATATATCTACAGTCTTTATTCCTTCTTTCTGATTTTTATAATAATCTATAAATATAAAATCATCATCTTCATATAGTATGTTTTTTAATTCAATGAAATCTACCTTTTTAGTTTGTTGATTTAATACATACACACCTTTTTTATCGTTTAATTCTTCTACCGATTGTTTTGGTATCTTTAAACCTTCTATTTGTTTATATATTATATCAAATTCTGTTGCTCTTGTATCATAAATTTCTACATTTTGATTACTTATTTTAAATATAATTACATTATTACCTTCATTTTCATATATTTTTTCTACATATCCTTCTATATTTTTTTTATCTAATACTATTTCAACACTCTGCTTTTCCTCAAATATATCTTTATCTATAGATATAGCTATATACGAATAGTTACTTGATATAATTCTTGCTATAATCTCAGATTCTTTTATATATTCATTTTGTATATTTATATCTTTATAATTATTTTCCGTATTTTCTATATCTTTAGCTGTTATATTCTCCATATTTTCTATAGTATATATATCTTCATAACCATCATAATTATTAGACACAACTCCTGATGTAGGTATGTTTATCGAATTTAAATTTTTATTATTTTCATTAGTAAGTTTTTTACGTTGCTCTATCTTAGTATTAATTTTTACATCTATTAGTTCTTTACTAAAATTAGATTTACTATTTTCTTTATCTATTTTTAATGTTTCTATTTCTTCATTTAGCTTGTTTATAGTAGATTTATTTTCATCTAAATTTTTAATATTATTATATATAACGCCTATTGTATCTCCCTTTTTTAACTTTTCACCATTTCTAGCTGTAAAATTTATAGTTCCACTTTGATTTGATTTTACTAAATACTCATCTCTTATAATTAATCCTTTAGTAGTTACTTTTAATTCTACTTTTTCAGTTTCAATCACTAATGTATCAGTGCATTTTCCTATTAAATTTATAATAAATCCAAATAGTATATAAGTAAATATTATAAGAATCAATAAATTAGAGTGTTTTATATTTTTTATTTTTTTCAATCTTAAATCTCTCCAATCTATTTTTATTAAAACTTTTATAATATTTCTTCAAATAATATCTATTGTCCTTTTAATTATCTTTAAAAAAAACATTACATCGTTTGCTTATTTTCTACTAATTTAAATTTTATTCTTATCTTATAAAAAATCAAAATATTTAAATTTTATAATTTTTATTAAATTTAAATTCATATTCATCTTCAGTTGAAACTCCACAATATCTATGAGCATAATCTATAGCCTTTTGTTGCTCATTTGTTAATTATATTTCTGGNNNNNNNTTGTCCTTTTAATTATATTTAAAAAAAACATTACATCGTTTGCTWAWAATCAAAATATTTAAATTTTATAATTTTTAATACAATATTGTTTTTTTATGAATTAAAAAAGGTTAAATTTTTCAATTTAACCTTTTACATTTATACTATTAAATTATAATAATATCGTTATTATATTCATACTACCTTCATTTATTATTTTTTGTAATGTTTTTTGTATCTTAACTCTTATTTCTTCTGGCATAGTATAAAGTTTGCTTTGTAATTGCTCTTTAACTAAGTCATGTAAAGATTTTCCAAACATATTTGATGACCATAATTCACTTGGATTTTGTTCAAATTCATCTAACAGATACTTAATCATTTCTTCACCTTGAGTTTGATTTCCAACTATAGGAGATACTTCTGTAGATATATCTGCTTTTATTATATGAAGTGATGGAGCATTAGCTCTTAACTTTATTCCATATTGTTTTCCTTGTTTTATTATTTCTGGTTCTTCTAGACTAAGTTCATCTAATGATGGAGCTACTACTCCATATCCCTTAGTCTTAGCATCATATAAAGCATTCTCTATCTTATCATATTCATTTTTAACTCTTGATAATTTAGTTACAAGATTTAATAATTGATGGTCTCCATCTATTTTAAATCCACTCTTTTCTTCTAGAACATTGTAGAATAAATCTTGTTTAGCAGTTAAACCTATACTTATAACTCCTTCTCCAAGTTCTACATTATCTACTTCTGTATCTTCTAAGAATTCTAGTTCTGAGAATCCTTGAACTATACTATCTACATCTCTTAATTTACCTATTTCTGCAATACTTTGTTTTAATGTAAATATTATATTATTTTTAATCCAATGATTTCTTTCTAATCCTTCTACCCATTTAGGTAAATTTATTCTTATTTCATTTAATGGGAAGTCATAAAGTACTGTCTCCATTACATTTTCTATATCTTCTTCATCCATAGCTAAAACATTTAATGGTACTATAGGTACATTATATTTTTCTTCTAATTCACTTCTTAATAAATCTGTCTCTTCACTATCTGGATCTAATGTATTTAAAACAACTGCAAATGGCTTATTTAAAGATTTTAATTCATTTATTACTCTTTCTTCAGCTGAAATATAGTTACTTCTATCTATACCTGTTACAGAACCATCTGTTAATATTACTATTCCTAATGTTGAGTGGTCTCTTATAACTTTTTTAGTACCTATTTCTGCTGCTTTTTCAAAAGTCATAGCTTCTTGTGACCAAGGAGTTGATACTAATCTTTGTCTACCATCCTCCTCATGTCCTAAAGCTCCATCTACTATGTATCCTACACAATCAACCATTCTAACTTTTAAAGATACTGTATCTTTTATCTTTATTTCTACTCCATCTGCTGGAACAAATTTAGGCTCTACAGTCATTATAGTTTTACCTGAACCACTTTGTGGAATTTCATCTTGTGTTCTTTCTCTTTTAAACTCATTTTCTATGTTTGGTAACACAAGATTCTCCATAAATTTTCTTATAAAAGTAGATTTTCCTGTTCTTACAGGCCCAACTACCCCTATATATATATCTCCTTGAGTTCTCTTTGCTATATCTTCATATATGTTATTCATCAAGTTCCCCTCCTGCATATAATTTCTTAATAGATTATATTTTCATAATGGGACTATTATTCCAAATTTAAATTTCTTTTTAATAAAAATTAACCTTACTCATTTAGAGAACAATATCTTCTTGTTCCTAGTTTCTAATAAATTTATTAATCAGAAATTTATTATTTATTTTTATCWTBTVTATAVCTAVHTMTWWWKWWTWMTMRSMWTYWWAKWWYWWYWTWAWTTMTTWWWWGTAGRATAAATTTANTAATCAGAAATTTATTATTTATTTTTATCTAGGGTAGTCAAAAATTTTTATATATTTAAAATCATAATAAATAAAAAAGCTAGGATTAATATCCTAGCTTATCATTTACTATTTCTTCCATTTCATGTGTTTTATTTCTCATCATTAAGTTTATTACTACTTCATTAGGATTTAATCCGCTATGTAGTATAGAATATATAGCATTAGTTATAGGCATATCTACATTTAACTTTTTAGAAACTTCATATGCAACTTCAGTAGCAGTTATTCCTTCTACTACCATTTTTACTTCTGCCAAAGTCTCTTCTAAGCTTTTACCTTGACCTATAAGTATACCAGCTCTTCTATTTCTACTGTGCATACTTGTACAAGTAACTATTAAATCACCTATTCCAGATAATCCTGAGAATGTTGATGCATCTGCTCCCATAGCAACTCCTAATCTACTAATTTCTCTTATTCCACGAGTCATAAGCGCTGCTTTTGAATTATCTCCAAGACCTAATCCATCACATATACCTGCACCAAAAGCTACTATATTTTTTAAAGCTCCTCCAAGTTCTACTCCAATTATATCTGGATTAGTATAAACCCTAAACTTAGGCCCCATAAATACTTCTTGAACTTTTTGTGCTATTTCTAAATTAGTAGATGCAACAACTACAGTAGTAGGAATATCTCTTGCAACTTCTTCTGCATGAGATGGACCAGATAAAGTTACGTATGGATTATTTGGAAGTTCTTGTTCTACAACTTCTGATAATCTAAGTCCAGTTCCCTTTTCTAAGCCTTTAGCTACATCAACTATTATTTGTTCATCTTTTATAAATGGCTTTATTTGATTACATATACTTCTTATAGCTTGCGATGGAACTGCTAAAACTATAACAGTGCTATTTAGTACAGCCTCTTCTAAAGAAGTTGTAACAACCATATTATTTGGGAATAATACACCTGGTAAGTAATCTATATTTTCTCTAGTTTTATTTATTTTTTCAGCTTGTTTTTCATTAAGTGTCCACATGCTAACTTCATAGCCTTTTTTAGCTAAAGTTAGTCCCAGTGCACTCCCCCAGCTTCCTGTTCCTAATACACATACTTTTTCCATGTTAAACACCACCTAATAGTATTTAAATTTATTTTTTTTCACCTAATTTTCTTTCTGTTCCATTTAACAATCTTTTTATATTCTCTCTATGAGTATATATAACAGATACAGTTAAAAATAATGTAATTATTAAACCTTTATTATTTTTAGTAAATAACATCATTATAGGAGACATAGATATACCAACTATAGCTCCTAAAGATACATATTTAGTAACTGCTACTATAACTAAAAATATACCAAAACAAGATAATGCTAATACAGGATTCATGGCAATCATAGCACCTAAAGAAGTTGCTACTCCTTTGCCACCTTTAAATCCTAAAAATGCTGGCCAATTGTGACCACATACTACTCCAAATACTCCTAAGTATCCAGCTATAGCAACATCAACTCCAGATATAGAAGCTATTACTTTTCCTATTAGTACTGCTAAAACACCTTTTAATAAGTCTCCTATAAAAGTCATTGCGCCAGCTTTTTTACCTAATGTTCTAAGTACATTAGTGGTACCAGCATTTCCTGATCCTTGAGTTCTTATATCTACTCCTATCATTTTTTTAGCTATTATATAAGAAGTAGATATATTACCTAAAAGGTAAGCAATTATAATAATTAATACATAACTAAGCATATTTATTCCCCCTTAGTTAAATTTACTTTTTATTCTTTTCTCTATATTCAAATTGTACAGGTGTTCCCTCAAATCCAAAGTTTTCTCTTATTTTATTTTCAAGATATCTTTGATATGAGAAATGAGTTAAGTTCTTATCATTTATAAATAAAGTAAACTTAGGTGGTTTAACTCCAGTTTGAGATCCGTAGTAAATCTTTAATCTCTTACCTTTATCTGATGGTGGTTGATTTAACATCACCGCTTCACCTATTACATCGTTTAATGCAGAAGTTGATACTCTCTTAGCATGTTCACTTGCTACATATTCTACTGTTTCTAATACTTTATTCATTCTTTGATTAGTTTTTGCTGAAACAAATATTACTGGTGCATACATCATGAATGGGAATTTTTCTTTAACTTCTTTAGTATAATTTCCTAAAGTTTTATTGTCTTTTTCTATTAAGTCCCACTTGTTTATTACAAATACACAAGCTTTACCTTCATCATGAGCTATACCTGCAACCTTTGTATCTTGCTCTGTTATTCCTTCTTGAGCATCTATTACTATTAATACTACATCTGCTCTGTCTACTGCAGCCATAGATCTTATAACACTGTACTTTTCTACAGTTTCATATATTTTGCTTTTTCTTCTAAGACCTGCTGTATCTATAAGAAGGAATTTTTGACCATTTTTTTCCACATAAGTATCAACTGCATCTCTAGTAGTTCCTGCTATAGGACTTACTATAACTCTTTCTTCACCTAATATATTGTTAAGTATAGAACTTTTACCTGCATTAGGTTTACCTGTTATAGCAACTCTTATTATATCTTCATCATACTCAGTATTTAATCCTTCTGGGAAGTTTTGAACTACTTCATCTAATAAGTCTCCAAGTCCCATACTATTTGCACTTGATATTGCAAATGGCATTCCAAGTCCTAATTCATAGAAGTCATATACATTATCAAATTGACTTTGACTGTCTATTTTATTTACTACTAATATAACTGGTTTTTTAGTTTTTCTAAGTATTTGAGCAACTTCTCTATCTGCTGCTGTTAATCCTGATTTTCCATCAACTACAAAAAGTATTATATGTGCCATATCCATAGCAAGCATAGCTTGATTTCTCATACGAGATAATATTATATCTCCGTTATCAGGCTCTATACCTCCTGTATCTATTAATGTAAAGTAATGATTTAACCATTCTACTTCTGTAAATATTCTATCTCTAGTAACTCCTGGTGTATCTTCTACTATAGATATTCTTTTTCCTGCTAATTTATTAAATAATGTTGATTTACCAACATTCGGTCTTCCTACTACCGCAACTACTGGTCTATTATCACTCATAATAATCTCCTTTCTTATTTCAGAATTTTATCTACAAAGTCTTTACCTTCATTTAAACAAGGTACAACTTCAATTCCCATCATATCACTTAATTTTTCTAGTGTTATATTATCTAAGAATATTTCTTCATCAGCTTTTAGCATACTTCTTGGTATATATAGTGTTTCTCCTAAATCTTCACCTTTTAACTGGTCTAGTATATCAGTTGCTGTTATAAGACCTGAAACAGTTATTGTATCTCCAAAGAAGTTATTTATTATTTTATAAACATCTATTTCAACTCCTGGACATTTATCCATAACACATTTTGCCATTTCACACATAAATTCATATGCTGAATGTCCTGTAGCAATAGATACTTTCTTTGTCTTAGATATCTGGTCTTTTGATAAGTTTTCTAAACTATCTTTTATTTCTCTTTCAAGTTTACTTATCATACCTACTCCATTTTCAAATTGTATAAATCCTTCATACTCATCATAATCTAATAGCTTTCTGTTAGCCATCACATAAAACTCATCTGATAAAAATATAAATCTAGTTCCTAACTCTTTAAGATACTTTTTATGTAACTGTTCTACTTGATTAATTGTCTCTCCAGCTGTTTTTTCATTAAATATCTCTAAATTAGGTAAATGATCTCTATGCTTAGTTATTCCTACTGGGACAGCTGCCGCACTATTTACATAAGGATATAACTTAGCTAAATCAGATACTGTTCTTTCTAATTCATCCTTATCATTATAACCTGGACATAAAACTATCTGACAGTTCATTTGAATTTGTGCATCAGCTAATCTCTTCATTATACTATATAAATTTCCTGCAAACTTATTCTTTATCATAGTTTTTCTAAGTTCAGGATTTGTTGTATGTACTGATATATTTATAGGACTTATTCTATATTTTATTATATTATTTATATCTTCTTCACTCATATTTGTAAGAGTTACAAAGTTTCCTTGTAAGAATGAAAGTCTTGAGTCATCATCTTTAAAATAAAGAGTCTCCCTCATTCCTTTAGGTAACTGGTCTATAAAGCAAAATACACATTTATTTCTACAACTCTTAGCTTTATCTATTATTGGATTTGTAAACTCAATACCTAAATCGTCATCATAATCTTTTTCAATTTCATATATATATATTTCTCTATTTTGTTTTTGTATTTCCACTTCTAGATATTCATCACTTAATAAAAATCTATATTCGATTATATCATGTATTGGCTCTCCATTTATAGAAATAAGTAAATCTCCAACTTCTATTCCTAATTCTTCTGCAATACTGCC
Coding sequences within it:
- the der gene encoding ribosome biogenesis GTPase Der yields the protein MSDNRPVVAVVGRPNVGKSTLFNKLAGKRISIVEDTPGVTRDRIFTEVEWLNHYFTLIDTGGIEPDNGDIILSRMRNQAMLAMDMAHIILFVVDGKSGLTAADREVAQILRKTKKPVILVVNKIDSQSQFDNVYDFYELGLGMPFAISSANSMGLGDLLDEVVQNFPEGLNTEYDEDIIRVAITGKPNAGKSSILNNILGEERVIVSPIAGTTRDAVDTYVEKNGQKFLLIDTAGLRRKSKIYETVEKYSVIRSMAAVDRADVVLIVIDAQEGITEQDTKVAGIAHDEGKACVFVINKWDLIEKDNKTLGNYTKEVKEKFPFMMYAPVIFVSAKTNQRMNKVLETVEYVASEHAKRVSTSALNDVIGEAVMLNQPPSDKGKRLKIYYGSQTGVKPPKFTLFINDKNLTHFSYQRYLENKIRENFGFEGTPVQFEYREKNKK
- the plsY gene encoding glycerol-3-phosphate 1-O-acyltransferase PlsY — protein: MLSYVLIIIIAYLLGNISTSYIIAKKMIGVDIRTQGSGNAGTTNVLRTLGKKAGAMTFIGDLLKGVLAVLIGKVIASISGVDVAIAGYLGVFGVVCGHNWPAFLGFKGGKGVATSLGAMIAMNPVLALSCFGIFLVIVAVTKYVSLGAIVGISMSPIMMLFTKNNKGLIITLFLTVSVIYTHRENIKRLLNGTERKLGEKK
- a CDS encoding HlyD family efflux transporter periplasmic adaptor subunit, with translation MKKIKNIKHSNLLILIIFTYILFGFIINLIGKCTDTLVIETEKVELKVTTKGLIIRDEYLVKSNQSGTINFTARNGEKLKKGDTIGVIYNNIKNLDENKSTINKLNEEIETLKIDKENSKSNFSKELIDVKINTKIEQRKKLTNENNKNLNSINIPTSGVVSNNYDGYEDIYTIENMENITAKDIENTENNYKDINIQNEYIKESEIIARIISSNYSYIAISIDKDIFEEKQSVEIVLDKKNIEGYVEKIYENEGNNVIIFKISNQNVEIYDTRATEFDIIYKQIEGLKIPKQSVEELNDKKGVYVLNQQTKKVDFIELKNILYEDDDFIFIDYYKNQKEGIKTVDIYDEIIVKPNILNKNIKISR
- the spoIVA gene encoding stage IV sporulation protein A; this encodes MMNNIYEDIAKRTQGDIYIGVVGPVRTGKSTFIRKFMENLVLPNIENEFKRERTQDEIPQSGSGKTIMTVEPKFVPADGVEIKIKDTVSLKVRMVDCVGYIVDGALGHEEDGRQRLVSTPWSQEAMTFEKAAEIGTKKVIRDHSTLGIVILTDGSVTGIDRSNYISAEERVINELKSLNKPFAVVLNTLDPDSEETDLLRSELEEKYNVPIVPLNVLAMDEEDIENVMETVLYDFPLNEIRINLPKWVEGLERNHWIKNNIIFTLKQSIAEIGKLRDVDSIVQGFSELEFLEDTEVDNVELGEGVISIGLTAKQDLFYNVLEEKSGFKIDGDHQLLNLVTKLSRVKNEYDKIENALYDAKTKGYGVVAPSLDELSLEEPEIIKQGKQYGIKLRANAPSLHIIKADISTEVSPIVGNQTQGEEMIKYLLDEFEQNPSELWSSNMFGKSLHDLVKEQLQSKLYTMPEEIRVKIQKTLQKIINEGSMNIITILL
- a CDS encoding NAD(P)H-dependent glycerol-3-phosphate dehydrogenase; its protein translation is MEKVCVLGTGSWGSALGLTLAKKGYEVSMWTLNEKQAEKINKTRENIDYLPGVLFPNNMVVTTSLEEAVLNSTVIVLAVPSQAIRSICNQIKPFIKDEQIIVDVAKGLEKGTGLRLSEVVEQELPNNPYVTLSGPSHAEEVARDIPTTVVVASTNLEIAQKVQEVFMGPKFRVYTNPDIIGVELGGALKNIVAFGAGICDGLGLGDNSKAALMTRGIREISRLGVAMGADASTFSGLSGIGDLIVTCTSMHSRNRRAGILIGQGKSLEETLAEVKMVVEGITATEVAYEVSKKLNVDMPITNAIYSILHSGLNPNEVVINLMMRNKTHEMEEIVNDKLGY